One Nostoc sp. UHCC 0302 DNA window includes the following coding sequences:
- a CDS encoding anti-sigma regulatory factor: MQKVETMSIQSPADIVLVRQAVRELAVRLGFSLVDQTKVVTAASEIARNTLDYGGGGTVKLEALEEGNRRGLQLTFEDSGPGIADIDLALKDGYTTGKGLGMGLSGTKRLMNEFNIVSHVGEGTCITITKWR; this comes from the coding sequence ATGCAAAAGGTTGAAACGATGAGCATTCAGTCCCCCGCAGATATTGTTTTGGTTCGGCAAGCAGTGCGGGAGTTGGCTGTAAGACTTGGCTTTAGCCTAGTAGACCAAACAAAAGTTGTGACAGCAGCAAGCGAAATCGCTCGCAACACTTTAGATTATGGAGGCGGTGGCACGGTAAAATTAGAAGCCCTAGAAGAAGGCAATCGCCGTGGTCTGCAACTAACTTTTGAAGACTCTGGCCCAGGAATTGCCGATATTGATTTAGCCCTAAAAGATGGTTACACCACTGGCAAAGGTCTAGGTATGGGGCTTTCTGGAACTAAGAGGCTGATGAATGAATTTAACATAGTTTCTCACGTTGGCGAGGGTACTTGCATCACGATTACTAAATGGAGGTAA
- a CDS encoding STAS domain-containing protein: MERIPILQIGEFLLVTIQVDMHDRLAMTLQDDLTNRITQTSARGVLIDISGLDIVDSFIGRILGQIAKISRVLDAQTVVVGMQPAVAITLVELGLSLTDVRTALNLEKGIALLQAELGTSPFGRKTGYAKG, encoded by the coding sequence ATGGAGCGCATTCCAATACTTCAGATCGGAGAATTCCTGCTAGTAACGATTCAGGTTGATATGCACGATCGCCTAGCGATGACTTTGCAAGATGACCTGACAAACCGCATTACTCAAACAAGCGCTCGTGGTGTGTTGATAGATATTTCGGGTTTAGATATCGTTGATTCTTTCATTGGTCGTATTTTAGGGCAGATTGCCAAAATATCACGAGTGCTTGACGCCCAAACCGTTGTAGTCGGAATGCAGCCAGCAGTAGCTATTACATTAGTAGAGCTAGGACTTTCCCTGACAGATGTTCGCACAGCCTTAAACCTTGAGAAAGGTATTGCACTCTTGCAAGCCGAGTTAGGGACATCTCCTTTTGGGCGCAAGACTGGATATGCAAAAGGTTGA
- a CDS encoding STAS domain-containing protein has product MGLSGKSHIPEILEKYETELLADWLQELKSASTRKGLLKEVELHQECREFLETLKKTVNQGNLNDIQAPEWREVRDTLSGISRVRSQKGFTPTETATFIFSFKQPLFTRLRSELAQDAAALVDDIWLATTLIDKLGLFTTEVHQKVREEVIMRQQEELLELSTPVVKLWDGVLALPIVGTLDSARTQVVMESLLQKIVDTGSEVAIIDITGVPTVDTLTAQHLLKTVTAARLMGADCIISGIRPQIAQTIVYLGIDLADIITKASLADAFALALKRIGCKIDCA; this is encoded by the coding sequence ATGGGCTTGAGCGGCAAAAGTCATATTCCGGAAATTCTGGAGAAATACGAAACAGAACTGTTAGCAGACTGGCTGCAAGAGCTAAAGTCCGCAAGTACCCGCAAAGGGCTGCTTAAAGAGGTGGAACTGCACCAGGAGTGCAGAGAGTTCTTGGAAACGTTGAAAAAAACTGTAAACCAAGGTAACTTGAATGACATTCAAGCTCCTGAGTGGAGAGAGGTACGAGATACACTGAGCGGAATTTCCCGTGTGCGTAGCCAAAAGGGCTTTACCCCAACGGAAACGGCAACTTTTATTTTCTCATTTAAACAACCCTTGTTTACCCGTCTACGTTCTGAACTGGCGCAAGATGCAGCAGCTTTGGTTGATGATATCTGGTTAGCAACCACCCTTATAGATAAGTTAGGGCTGTTCACAACAGAGGTGCATCAAAAAGTCCGTGAAGAAGTGATTATGCGTCAACAAGAGGAGTTGTTAGAACTTTCCACACCCGTTGTCAAGCTGTGGGATGGTGTTTTAGCTCTACCAATCGTCGGCACGTTAGATAGTGCGCGTACCCAAGTAGTCATGGAGTCCCTTCTGCAAAAAATTGTAGATACGGGTTCAGAAGTAGCCATTATTGATATTACTGGTGTACCAACTGTAGATACCTTGACGGCTCAGCACTTACTCAAAACCGTTACCGCTGCCCGTTTAATGGGTGCTGATTGCATTATCAGCGGCATTCGACCCCAAATCGCTCAAACAATCGTTTATCTGGGAATAGATTTAGCTGACATAATCACAAAGGCATCGCTGGCGGATGCTTTTGCTTTAGCGTTAAAACGCATTGGCTGCAAAATTGACTGCGCCTAA